The following coding sequences are from one Luteolibacter yonseiensis window:
- the plsY gene encoding glycerol-3-phosphate 1-O-acyltransferase PlsY, which translates to MQLWLCPLIAFLLGSIPFGLLIAKAKGINIREHGSGNIGATNVLRVVGKKYGITCLLLDALKGFIPVLIAINVIRISSHSPLMTFDFPEGWILHIPAAEALKGQIAHILTALAAVLGHNYSPWVGFRGGKGIATSAGVFLALMPAGLGVLIIVFLIVFITTRYVSLASIVAAAALPMVTLWGSWHHGRIQDGTWNKPLFVFTVVIGLLAIWKHRSNIQRLREGTENRFTRKAKSTHV; encoded by the coding sequence ATGCAACTTTGGCTCTGCCCCCTCATCGCCTTCCTGCTGGGGTCCATTCCCTTCGGTCTGCTCATCGCGAAGGCCAAGGGCATCAACATCCGCGAGCACGGTTCGGGGAACATTGGCGCCACCAATGTCCTTCGTGTCGTCGGAAAGAAATATGGCATCACCTGCCTGCTGCTGGACGCCCTCAAAGGATTCATTCCGGTCCTGATCGCGATCAACGTGATCCGCATCAGCAGCCATTCGCCCCTGATGACGTTTGATTTCCCGGAAGGCTGGATACTGCACATTCCGGCGGCGGAAGCGTTGAAAGGCCAGATCGCGCACATCCTCACCGCCCTCGCCGCCGTGCTCGGGCACAACTACTCGCCCTGGGTCGGTTTCCGCGGAGGAAAGGGAATCGCCACCTCCGCAGGGGTTTTCCTCGCGCTGATGCCCGCGGGCCTCGGCGTTCTCATCATCGTGTTCCTCATCGTCTTCATCACCACCCGTTACGTCTCGCTGGCCAGCATCGTCGCGGCCGCCGCGCTGCCGATGGTGACCCTGTGGGGTTCCTGGCACCACGGACGAATCCAGGACGGGACATGGAACAAGCCGTTGTTCGTTTTCACCGTCGTCATCGGACTGCTCGCCATCTGGAAACACCGTTCGAACATCCAGCGGCTTCGCGAGGGCACCGAGAACCGCTTCACCCGCAAGGCGAAATCAACCCATGTCTGA
- a CDS encoding peptidylprolyl isomerase gives MKRRLAIISLVLFPILGSCQPPKKEEEKAAPAPVPAAEAKSPKVRLKTTKGDIVLQLNAEKAPVTVENFLGYVKKKQYDGTVFHRVIDGFMIQGGGFTQSGNALTEKETGKGIVNEGKNGLKNDRGTIAMARTSDPNSATAQFFINVVDNDMLNYPSNGGYAVFGKVVEGMDVVDKIKGTQTRADARLGGDVPVEPITITSASAE, from the coding sequence ATGAAACGTCGTCTCGCCATTATCTCGCTTGTCCTGTTTCCCATCCTCGGATCCTGCCAGCCGCCCAAGAAGGAAGAGGAAAAAGCCGCCCCGGCACCGGTGCCCGCCGCCGAGGCAAAATCGCCCAAGGTCCGGCTGAAAACCACCAAGGGTGACATCGTCCTGCAACTGAACGCGGAGAAAGCTCCCGTCACGGTCGAAAACTTCCTCGGTTACGTGAAGAAAAAGCAGTATGACGGCACCGTTTTCCACCGCGTCATCGACGGATTCATGATCCAGGGCGGCGGCTTCACCCAAAGCGGAAACGCCCTGACGGAGAAGGAAACCGGCAAGGGCATCGTCAACGAAGGCAAGAACGGCCTCAAGAACGACCGCGGCACCATCGCCATGGCACGCACCAGTGACCCGAACAGCGCCACCGCCCAGTTTTTCATCAACGTGGTGGATAACGACATGCTGAACTACCCGAGCAACGGAGGCTACGCCGTCTTCGGGAAAGTGGTGGAAGGCATGGACGTGGTGGACAAGATCAAAGGTACCCAGACCCGTGCCGACGCACGTCTCGGTGGCGATGTCCCGGTTGAACCCATCACCATCACATCCGCCAGCGCCGAGTGA
- a CDS encoding lamin tail domain-containing protein — translation MISPLFTRCCLLAFVSGFSFSGPAAAANPKAWFKADSINAADGAAVVLWADSSHSGNLAQAGSNAPTLATSGMNGFPAVRFSGSQLMMFPRPVQDDFTIMILFKTPGGAGGSDSFYAGSGLVSGERPGVVNDFGMSIRNNGRILAGTGNPDVTLRSDSGPAVNYGNNAPHVATFTRRRSTGALELVVDRMVRGTGTSGTQSLNVYPQLCIGAHPGPVGPYLNGDIAEIIIFDTALTSGEVVANEDALRGKYALSNGTAPSAPQNPSANGARLKWNEAIGAKSYKVYRASSAAGPFTMIAQNLTASEYTDPSPTGGQPNFYQIVATNSVGNSAASATVEGILPPLPANGPVIINEIHYNGLDNSVHSDFVELYNFSTTAANIGGWTLSDGIEYTFPAGTVIPPGGYVVVAEDPATVQVLWGVTALGPYAKSLSSDGEALTLKNSGGTVVAEVTYSSGFPWPCAANGDGASMELVNPSLDAKKGSSWRSSVAPTAELTGEVASPGAQNHQFSLNAAPNIEQVSHLPLQPAANTPITVTARLSDSNGVAGAQLSYQIVAPGNFIPAYLPIPIVSHNIDTSQPRPANPAFEDPANWTNVIMLDNGTNGDAVSGDGVYTAVIPGQAHRSLVRYRVTATDSLGASARAPFADDESKNFAAFVYNGVPDYQGIPASTLKTLPVYQFLTRKADYDQCVAYNSADQLTGNTPGWTYENWEATMVFDGVVYDHIKFRLHGGNGRYKFTSKRGLRFFFNKGYDFQNRDNDGELSPTKWNSITAENCWENRETLTYCLNEVVNFYLWRKLGIPAPRSNWGHFRTITTAAEQSDAYHGDFWGLIMIHEDYDSNFIDSHELEKGNIYKLTRDATDGASQQRYQAADAVSDGSDHQNIFANLTQDKDAAFVNRYVNFKKWSTYHALCQAVRHYDYWPTGDNNAAYYFQPDHTDQTDRLGKLWIMPNDVDATWGPTWNEGKDVVYSAVFDGATPLTSLYPTYFNSIREVRDLLWQPDQINPLLDQFAAVIAPFIPADTIRWKGGPNEAGNYNGIGGAGNVSLAALVADMKKFAWTGGEWPGDNSPVISRAAFMDNLQLGVSNSEGSAMPVTPTLNYQGPAGYPTNTLTFGTTAFADPQGTADFAAIQWRVAEITDPTAPAYDPTKKVKLEWEAAFESAPLPAFSSTYTFPGNVCKTGRAYRARVRHQDKTGRWSHWSAPVKFIAGENTGDLPIVISEFLYKPSNATPSEVAAGFNDGKMFEYLEVRNVGQSNVDLSGCYFDKGITFTFPPDSVLAPGASTLVVANPAAFAFRFGGGRPIAGMNTGSLANEGERLLLLAANTAAPLIDFTYKLSGGSWPAEADTDGVSLVLVDPESRPDPKLAVNWRASRRAGGAPGFADDTDFNRWKTDNSVTGGPEDDDDSDGIPNSLEYALLTNPHSPNAFPSGRLQPLTVSDQQADYLTITFRRLVDAGDIDYHVVYSENLGNWGETPVRTSITDHFDGSVTETWRAPVSVGNGGFLRISITPR, via the coding sequence ATGATTTCCCCTTTGTTCACCCGCTGTTGTCTGCTCGCGTTTGTTTCAGGCTTCTCATTTTCCGGTCCTGCGGCCGCCGCCAATCCGAAAGCTTGGTTCAAAGCGGACTCGATCAATGCCGCAGACGGCGCGGCGGTGGTCCTCTGGGCGGATTCCAGTCACAGCGGAAATCTGGCCCAAGCCGGATCGAACGCCCCCACACTCGCGACCTCCGGGATGAACGGATTCCCGGCGGTACGTTTCAGCGGGTCCCAACTGATGATGTTCCCCCGGCCTGTGCAGGATGATTTCACCATCATGATCCTGTTCAAGACACCGGGTGGTGCGGGAGGGTCCGACAGTTTCTACGCGGGCTCGGGACTGGTCAGCGGTGAGAGGCCCGGAGTGGTGAACGACTTCGGTATGAGCATCCGCAACAATGGCCGCATTCTGGCAGGCACCGGGAATCCTGACGTCACGTTGAGATCGGATTCCGGTCCCGCTGTAAATTATGGCAACAACGCTCCTCATGTCGCGACCTTCACCCGCAGACGCTCGACCGGCGCTCTCGAACTCGTTGTGGACCGGATGGTCCGAGGGACGGGCACGAGCGGCACGCAGTCGCTCAATGTTTACCCCCAGCTCTGCATCGGCGCTCACCCCGGCCCCGTCGGTCCCTATCTGAATGGAGACATCGCCGAGATCATCATTTTCGACACCGCGCTCACAAGTGGCGAGGTCGTCGCGAATGAGGATGCCCTGCGCGGAAAATACGCCCTCTCCAACGGCACAGCCCCCTCCGCACCTCAAAATCCCTCGGCGAATGGAGCGCGTTTGAAATGGAACGAAGCCATCGGCGCCAAATCCTACAAGGTCTATCGGGCGTCATCGGCGGCGGGTCCGTTCACCATGATCGCTCAGAATCTGACCGCGAGCGAGTATACCGACCCATCCCCCACCGGCGGCCAACCGAACTTCTACCAGATCGTCGCCACCAACAGCGTCGGTAACAGCGCGGCATCCGCGACCGTGGAGGGCATCCTCCCTCCCCTGCCCGCGAACGGTCCGGTCATCATCAATGAAATCCACTACAACGGCTTGGACAACTCGGTGCACAGCGACTTCGTCGAGCTGTATAATTTCAGCACCACCGCCGCGAACATCGGTGGTTGGACCTTGAGCGACGGAATCGAATACACCTTCCCGGCAGGCACGGTCATTCCCCCGGGCGGCTATGTGGTGGTCGCGGAGGATCCGGCGACCGTGCAGGTCCTCTGGGGTGTCACGGCACTTGGGCCCTATGCCAAATCGCTGAGTTCTGATGGGGAAGCACTGACCTTGAAAAACTCCGGCGGCACGGTCGTTGCGGAGGTCACCTACAGTTCGGGTTTTCCCTGGCCCTGCGCGGCCAACGGGGATGGGGCATCCATGGAACTCGTCAATCCCTCGCTTGATGCGAAGAAGGGAAGTTCATGGCGCTCCTCCGTGGCTCCCACCGCCGAACTCACCGGAGAGGTCGCGTCACCGGGTGCCCAGAACCATCAGTTCAGCCTGAATGCCGCACCGAACATCGAGCAGGTATCCCACCTGCCGTTGCAACCTGCCGCGAACACCCCGATCACCGTCACCGCACGCCTGTCGGATTCCAACGGCGTGGCAGGCGCGCAACTGTCCTACCAGATCGTTGCTCCGGGAAATTTCATCCCGGCCTATCTGCCGATCCCCATTGTCAGTCACAACATCGACACCAGCCAGCCACGGCCCGCGAATCCCGCGTTCGAAGACCCCGCGAACTGGACCAACGTCATCATGCTCGACAACGGCACCAATGGCGACGCCGTCTCCGGTGATGGCGTTTACACCGCCGTGATCCCCGGACAGGCGCACCGTTCGCTGGTCCGCTATCGCGTCACCGCCACGGATTCCCTCGGGGCATCCGCCCGGGCTCCTTTCGCGGATGATGAGTCGAAGAACTTCGCGGCCTTTGTTTACAACGGCGTGCCGGATTACCAAGGCATCCCCGCCTCCACTTTGAAAACACTGCCCGTCTACCAGTTCCTGACAAGGAAGGCGGACTATGACCAATGCGTGGCCTACAACTCCGCCGACCAGCTCACGGGAAACACCCCCGGCTGGACCTATGAAAACTGGGAAGCCACGATGGTTTTCGACGGCGTCGTTTACGACCACATCAAGTTCCGCCTGCATGGCGGCAACGGGCGCTACAAGTTCACCAGCAAGCGCGGGCTCCGCTTCTTCTTCAACAAGGGCTACGATTTCCAGAACCGTGACAACGACGGAGAACTCTCGCCGACCAAGTGGAACAGCATCACCGCTGAGAACTGCTGGGAAAACAGGGAGACACTCACCTATTGTCTCAACGAGGTCGTGAACTTCTACCTCTGGAGAAAACTCGGCATTCCCGCGCCGCGCTCGAACTGGGGTCACTTCCGCACCATCACCACCGCCGCAGAGCAATCGGACGCCTATCACGGGGATTTCTGGGGACTCATCATGATCCACGAGGACTATGATAGCAATTTCATCGACTCGCACGAGCTGGAGAAAGGCAACATCTACAAGCTCACCCGCGATGCCACCGATGGAGCTTCCCAGCAACGCTACCAAGCCGCCGACGCGGTGAGCGACGGCTCGGACCATCAGAACATCTTCGCAAATCTCACCCAGGACAAGGATGCCGCGTTCGTGAACCGCTATGTGAATTTCAAGAAATGGTCCACCTACCACGCCCTCTGCCAGGCCGTGCGCCACTATGACTACTGGCCGACGGGCGACAACAACGCCGCCTATTACTTCCAACCGGATCACACCGACCAGACCGACCGCCTTGGAAAACTCTGGATCATGCCGAATGATGTGGATGCCACCTGGGGGCCGACATGGAACGAAGGCAAGGATGTGGTCTATTCCGCGGTCTTCGACGGAGCCACCCCGCTCACCAGCCTTTACCCGACCTATTTCAACTCCATCCGCGAGGTGAGGGACCTGCTGTGGCAGCCGGATCAGATCAATCCGCTGCTGGACCAGTTCGCCGCCGTCATCGCGCCGTTCATTCCCGCCGACACCATCCGCTGGAAGGGCGGTCCGAACGAAGCCGGGAACTACAACGGAATCGGCGGAGCCGGAAACGTCTCACTCGCGGCCCTCGTCGCCGACATGAAGAAATTCGCGTGGACCGGTGGCGAGTGGCCCGGAGACAACTCCCCCGTCATCAGCCGCGCCGCTTTCATGGACAACCTCCAACTGGGCGTTTCTAACAGCGAAGGATCCGCGATGCCGGTCACTCCCACCTTGAACTACCAAGGGCCGGCCGGTTATCCCACGAACACCCTCACCTTCGGCACCACCGCCTTCGCGGATCCCCAGGGAACCGCGGACTTCGCCGCCATCCAATGGCGGGTCGCCGAGATCACCGATCCCACCGCTCCGGCCTATGATCCGACCAAGAAGGTAAAGCTCGAATGGGAGGCTGCTTTCGAATCCGCACCTCTCCCCGCCTTCTCCAGCACCTACACTTTTCCAGGCAATGTCTGTAAAACCGGCCGCGCCTACCGCGCCCGGGTGCGCCATCAGGACAAGACCGGCCGTTGGAGCCATTGGTCGGCACCCGTGAAATTCATCGCCGGAGAAAACACCGGCGATCTGCCGATCGTGATCAGCGAGTTTCTCTACAAGCCTTCCAATGCCACTCCCTCGGAAGTGGCCGCGGGATTCAACGATGGGAAAATGTTCGAATACCTGGAAGTCCGTAATGTCGGTCAGAGCAATGTGGATCTCAGCGGATGTTACTTCGACAAGGGAATCACCTTCACCTTCCCGCCGGACAGCGTTCTCGCCCCGGGAGCATCCACACTCGTCGTCGCGAATCCCGCCGCCTTCGCATTCCGCTTCGGCGGTGGACGCCCCATCGCGGGGATGAACACCGGCAGCCTGGCGAATGAAGGCGAACGGCTCCTGCTGCTGGCCGCGAACACGGCCGCCCCGCTCATCGACTTCACCTACAAGCTCTCCGGAGGCAGTTGGCCAGCCGAAGCGGACACCGACGGAGTGAGCCTGGTACTCGTCGATCCGGAATCCCGGCCCGATCCGAAGCTCGCCGTAAACTGGCGGGCCAGCCGACGCGCGGGAGGCGCTCCCGGCTTCGCGGATGACACGGATTTCAATCGTTGGAAAACCGACAATTCCGTCACCGGAGGTCCGGAGGACGATGACGATTCGGACGGAATCCCCAACTCTCTGGAATACGCCCTCCTTACCAACCCGCACTCGCCGAACGCATTCCCCTCGGGCCGGCTCCAGCCGCTGACGGTTTCCGATCAGCAGGCCGATTACCTGACCATCACCTTCCGGCGGCTGGTCGATGCCGGGGATATCGATTATCATGTGGTCTACTCCGAAAATCTCGGAAACTGGGGCGAAACACCCGTCCGCACGAGCATCACCGACCACTTCGACGGCTCCGTCACCGAAACCTGGCGCGCCCCTGTCTCAGTCGGAAACGGCGGATTCCTCCGCATCAGCATCACACCGAGGTAG